One Xyrauchen texanus isolate HMW12.3.18 chromosome 2, RBS_HiC_50CHRs, whole genome shotgun sequence genomic window carries:
- the LOC127619787 gene encoding insulin-induced gene 1 protein-like, with translation MPRLEDHCWTCSCSASVKSNDLSSASWVVCKTGEMMSIITSVLGHAYGSVHSLQTANLIRRGLVLFIVGVVLALVLNLLQIQRNVTLFPEEVMVTLFSSAWWIPLCCGTAAAVVGLLYPCLDRHLGEPHKFKREWASVMRCIAVFVGINHASAKLDFANNVQLSLTLAALSMGLWWTFDRSRSGFGLGLTTALLATLVAQLLVYNGIYQYTSPDFLYVRSWLPCIFFSGGVTVGNIGRQLAMGSTEKPHND, from the exons ATGCCAAGACTAGAGGACCATTGTTGGACCTGCTCCTGTTCAGCCAGTGTGAAGTCAAACGACCTGTCGAGCGCCAGTTGGGTTGTTTGTAAAACGGGTGAAATGATGTCCATTATAACCTCAGTGCTTGGCCATGCATACGGCTCTGTGCACAGTCTCCAGACTGCTAATTTAATTCGACGGGGGCTTGTGTTGTTTATTGTCGGAGTAGTTCTCGCCTTGGTGTTAAACTTACTACAGATCCAGAGAAACGTTACATTGTTCCCAGAGGAAGTGATGGTCACTTTGTTCTCGTCCGCCTGGTGGATTCCGCTCTGCTGTGGAACTGCTGCTG CTGTGGTTGGTCTGTTGTATCCATGCTTGGACCGCCACCTTGGAGAGCCACACAAGTTTAAGCGGGAGTGGGCAAGTGTGATGCGCTGCATTGCTGTTTTTGTGGGCATTAATCATGCCAGTGCT AAACTGGACTTTGCCAATAATGTGCAGCTTTCTCTAACCCTGGCTGCCCTGTCTATGGGCCTGTGGTGGACATTTGACCGTTCCAGGAGTGGCTTTGGCCTGGGGCTGACCACTGCCCTGCTTGCCACTCTCGTTGCTCAGCTGCTGGTCTACAACGGCATCTACCA GTATACATCACCAGACTTCTTGTATGTACGCTCCTGGCTGCCTTGTATATTCTTCTCTGGTGGAGTGACGGTAGGGAATATCGGGCGACAGCTGGCTATG GGCTCGACTGAGAAGCCTCACAACGACTAA